A region of the Thermoplasmata archaeon genome:
ACCTTGAAACTGTGCGCGTAAAGTAGGGAGGAGAATGCAGAAAGTGGGCATCACTGCACTTGTGCCTCCGGAGCTTATATATCTAACAGGGCATGTGCCAGTTGACTTGAACAATTTCGTGCCTTACACCGAATATTATCCAAAGCATAAACTCTGTGCATGGACTGCAATCTGGCGAGATATGGTGATTTCAAAAAAAATGGTGGAAAAACTAATTGTTGTGGCAGGTGGTGATTGTCATAATTCCCTCGTGGATGGGCAGAAAATTGAGCGCTCTGGCATACCAACACACTACTTTTTCTATCCTTTTGATGGCAGTGAAAAACTGCTAGAGGAGGAATGTGAAAAATTGATTGAGTTTCTGGGTGAACCAAAGTGCCAGGATGCATTTAAAATTGTCAGTGATGTGAAGAAACTCGGATTGAAAATTGATGAGATGCGAAGCATAGGCAGAATCTCTGCCAAATCCGCATTTGATTTCATGATAAAATTGAGTGACCTTGGCGGTTCTCCAGAGAACATGGTTAAAATGGCAAAAGCAATTGAGGAGACAGAACTTTCGCATCTACCAAGGGTGGCATTGCTTGGAGTACCCCCGATTTACAGTGACTTTCATGAAGTTGCGGAAAATGCTGGCTTGCACATCGTGTTCGATGAACTCCCTTTTGAGTTTTTGCGGCTTGGGGGAACGGATTTTAAGAAGGTCGTGAGAAGCTATGCAACATACACCTTTGCTAGACCACTTTCATTCAGAATAAATTTTTTGAAACAGGAACTTGAAAAAAGGAAAATTGATGGCATCATTCATTATACGCAGTATGCCTGCCACCACATTCTTGAGGATGATGTGCTTAGAAAGGAACTCCCATATCCATTTCTCACTATTCAAGGTGATTTACCTGGAAAAACTCCTGCTCAAATACGACTTAGGCTTGAGGCATTTGCAGAAATGCTGGGGATTAAAAGATGATTTTGCGAAAAGAATTTAAGGGGAAAAGATTTTGGCTTTGTAGGTGGTAAATATAGCAAAAAAGGTGCCAGCAGAAGAAACTGAACAGCAGGAAGTATTCAAGTTCCCAGAGTTCAACGAAGTGGAATTCGTCAAGAAGGAAATGAAGGACACAAAAGGCGCCTTGATGGTAGTATTGACAGGCATTGTGTTTGCGATTTTTTCATTTCTGCTCACATTAGCCCAACAGCCAGGCATTGGCTTCCTTGTAGGACTTGCGGGTATGGGTTCGATAAAATACATTCTAAACGTTTTGAAGGTAGATACCTCTGAATATAAAATAAAGAACTGGCTAGGACATATTGGAAGTTACTTTTTCATATGGCTTGCAATCTGGATTTTGCTCATGAATGCCCCATTCAGCGACTTTGCAAAACCAACAATAAAGGATGTGAATGTTTATGCTGAGATTAGTGGTAACGACACTCTCTGCGAAATCAGATACTATGGAGAAGAGGCAAAGATAATCGTGAAAAACACCTCCGCGGTGACAAGAATAATCATCACTGCAAAAATTACTGACAATGGGGCACTGAAGAGCATCCGCTTAGTGGACAAGGACGGAAACGAGGTCACGAGTTATCTACAGACAAACCAGAGTAATGTCTATGAATGGAAAATTACAAACAGTTTTAGGGCTGGAGATGTCGTGAAACTCAGTATTACTGCATCTGATAATGCTGGGAACTGGAATAAACTTTCAATGGAACTAGATTTTCAGTAATGTGGGCAGTGCTCTTTAAATACTCCATTGAATTTTTCTTTTTCCATGGAAATTAGAATAAAAGTTCCTGTATTTCCAACTGAAGAACCAGAAAAGGTAATTATTGCGGTCACAAATATCTTTCCAGATGCAATGTTGATTTTTGAAGATGAAAAAATGCTGGTAGGCACGGCTAAAAGCTTGGAGCATTTCGCGACATTAATAAGGAACGCAAAAATTCGAGATACTGTAAGAGCAGAACTCTATAGAAATCTGAGCGGTAACAAGACACATTTTCGTCTAAACAAGCAGGTAGCATTTGCTGGTAGTGTTAGTTTTTCTATAGGTGAACCCCTGGGTGAAATTTATGTAGAAATTGAAGACCCAGAACTGAAAAAAATAATAGACGAGATTGCGCCAGATACTAGGAATTACCGGTAGCCCATAGCACTAAGAGCTTTCTTGCTCTTCACAGCACTCTCAATACTTCTAGATTCAATAATGTAATTGCCCTTGTACTTACCGAATTTAGGCCAGAACGATTTAAATTTTATGTTACCATCACCTACTGTGGAATGTGAATCTCTCGTCCCATCATTGTCATGAAGATGTACATTCAAAAAAAGATGGTGCACCTTGAAAAATTCCTCGATTTTATGAGTAGTGTTAGCATGCCCCACATCGAAGCAAATACCTACTTCCGTACCGCATATCATTTGAAGAATTTCCTCCGGTGTCTTACAAATTGTAACTCCCATTTCAGGCATGTTTTCAAGTGCAATTTTTACACCCATCTCCTCTCCAAATTTTGCCAACTCTTTCACGGCATCTACAGTCAGCCTATAAACAAGATCAACATGCTCAGCTGTCATTGGTGACTTGTGGCCCGGATGAATTGTGACAACTCCTGCGTCAATCTGGCGTGCAAAGATTATCGCGTCCTTCACCTCCTTCAAGCTTGCCTCTCTAATTCTCTTGCTTATGCTCGCAATGTTTATGTCACTTAAAGGAGCATGCACCTGCATTCTGAGCGAGTAGGAAGGAAGAAGGGCTTTCAGTTTGGCACTGCAAATTTCTGGGTGATGCTGATGCTCTGCAATTATTTCCCATAGTTTGAAATTCTCTGCAATCTTCTCTATTACATTTTCCACTGTCAAATAGCACAGTGGAGGGCAGGAAATTCCCAACATAAAATGTTTGGGTTATAAAGTTTTAATTTTTTCTGCAATCTGGTTCTTGATTTCGGGATCGTCCGGGATTGTAACAGCACTCTTGTATCTCTCAGAGCCATCCTGTCTTACAAAGCCCCTTGACACGGTGATAAACTCGTTCACGGTGCCGTCCTTTGTTGTGGCTTTCTTTCTTGCTATCTCTATGAAGTTGTTCTTCCCGAACGAGATCTTTTCTGATTTTAGGGTCTCAAACTTCACATCTTCTTTCCTTGCGTTGTCCATTTTGTTGCCTCCTGCTATTACCTTTTTCAGGCGGGCGAAGGAAAACATATAGGCATTGAATATAACCTTTTCTATGATGTTAAGCGGGTATAAATAGACCTCTCATCTCAGCAAATCATGGGCTAATACTAACAAGAAAATTTTTTATATAATATGGTATTTGCATTCAAATGGTGAAGACATGCTGAACGCAAAAGTAAAAGCGGAAACATTGAAGGAAGTGGTGGAACTTCTGCATACGCTCGTGGATGAGGTGAAGATGAACTTTGGAAAAGATGGACTTAGTGTAAAAGCAGTTGACCCCTCTCATGTGGCTATGATTGAACTATCTCTGAACAAGTCCTCGTTTGAAGAATATAAGAGCTCTGGAATGGAACTTGCAATTGAGCTTGAGAAGTTGAAAGAAGTGCTAAAACTTGCAAAACCTGGAGATATTGTTAAGCTCACATATGATGAGGATAAGAATAAGTTAATTGTTGAGATTGCAGCTTTTAGGCGTTTCATTCCTCTTCTAGACATAGGGAGCATCAGTGATGCAAAGGTACCAACGCTTACGCACACTGCAAAAGCAGTAATTAACCTGGAATCCCTCAGGCAGGGTATCCGAGGTACGGAAAGCGTCTCAAGCCATCTCATGATTGAGATAAAGCCAGATGTTTTTAAGCTTGAGGGTGAATCTGAGCAGGACAAAGTGGAAATGCTACTATACAAGGACAAGGGAGAAGTAGAAATTGAGGCGAAGGATACTGCAAAAAGCATGTATGCTCTTGACTATTTCGCAAATGTAGTGAAGGCAATAAGTTCTGCCCAAAAAGTAACACTAAACATTGGAAAGGACTATCCTTTGAAGATGGAATTTGAATTTGCAGAAGGAAATGGAATCGCGAAATTCCTTCTTGCACCGAGAATGCCTGACACTGTATAATCCAAGATGGGTTGGGTGTTTTTATGGACGCATACATCGTGAGTGCTTGCAGGACTGCAATTGGAAAATTTGAGGGAACATTAAAGGATGTGCCAGTCCAGAGATTAGGTGCGATTGTAATAGAGGAAGCTGTGAAGAGGGCAAGAATTGAGAAAACTGCAGTGGAAGAAGTAATAATGGGTAATGTGCTTCAGGCAGGATTGGGTCAGAACCCAGCAAGGCAAGCAGCAATCTATGCGGGAATCCCATATGAGGCAGGGGCGCTTACTGTGAACAAGGTATGTGGTTCTGGAATGAAGGCAATCATGCTCGCTGCATCTGAAATTAAGGCAGGAGATGCAGATGTGATTGTTGCAGGTGGGATGGAAAGCATGGATAAAGCACCCTACTTGCTTGAAAAGGCAAGGTTTGGATATAGAATGTTTGACGGAAAAATCATTGATGAGATGGTCTATGACGGGCTCTGGGATGTGTACAACAATTTCCACATGGGCATGACGGGTGAGATTATTGCAGAAAAATACAACATAAAGAGAGAGGAAATTGATGCATTTGCATTGCGGAGTAATCAGAGAGCAGTAAAAGCCACAAAGGAGGGCAGATTCAAGGATGAGATTGTACCGGTAGTAATTGAAGGTAAAAAGGGAGATAAAATTGTGTTCGACAAGGATGAAGGTCCTAGGGAAGACACTAGCATCGAAAAACTGGCCAAGCTCAAACCAGTGTTCAAAGAAGGGGGTGTAGTCACTGCTGGAAATGCTTCTCAAATCAGTGATGGTGCAGCTGCTCTTGTGGTCATGTCTGAAAAGGCAGTGAATGAATATGGAGTAAAACCAATTGCTAGAATCCACAGTTATGCTTTCTCTGGAACAAAACCAGAGCTCGTGATGGATGCGCCAGTACCTACTGTGAAGAAACTTCTCGCAAGAACTGGTTTGATGATTGAGGATTTCGATTTGATTGAACACAATGAAGCATTTGCTTCTGCATCAGTTGCAATTCAAAAGGTCTTTTCAATTCCAGATGAGAAATTTAATGTGAACGGTGGTGCTGTGGCTCTAGGACATCCTATTGGGTGTAGTGGTGCCAGAATTGTGGTGACGCTTCTCCATGAAATGATAAAAAGAAACGCGAAACTTGGGTTGGCTACAGTGTGTCTTGGCGGAGGAAATGCTACTGCAATTACCCTGGAAAGAACTCCGTGAGAGAACTTTTCAAGTTTCTAATGCACGAAAAAATTAACAAAAAAACAATGGAGAAAAATATATTTACCCCTTAGGTAATTAACC
Encoded here:
- a CDS encoding 2-hydroxyacyl-CoA dehydratase family protein, yielding MQKVGITALVPPELIYLTGHVPVDLNNFVPYTEYYPKHKLCAWTAIWRDMVISKKMVEKLIVVAGGDCHNSLVDGQKIERSGIPTHYFFYPFDGSEKLLEEECEKLIEFLGEPKCQDAFKIVSDVKKLGLKIDEMRSIGRISAKSAFDFMIKLSDLGGSPENMVKMAKAIEETELSHLPRVALLGVPPIYSDFHEVAENAGLHIVFDELPFEFLRLGGTDFKKVVRSYATYTFARPLSFRINFLKQELEKRKIDGIIHYTQYACHHILEDDVLRKELPYPFLTIQGDLPGKTPAQIRLRLEAFAEMLGIKR
- a CDS encoding RNA-binding domain-containing protein, giving the protein MEIRIKVPVFPTEEPEKVIIAVTNIFPDAMLIFEDEKMLVGTAKSLEHFATLIRNAKIRDTVRAELYRNLSGNKTHFRLNKQVAFAGSVSFSIGEPLGEIYVEIEDPELKKIIDEIAPDTRNYR
- a CDS encoding sugar phosphate isomerase/epimerase family protein, whose protein sequence is MENVIEKIAENFKLWEIIAEHQHHPEICSAKLKALLPSYSLRMQVHAPLSDINIASISKRIREASLKEVKDAIIFARQIDAGVVTIHPGHKSPMTAEHVDLVYRLTVDAVKELAKFGEEMGVKIALENMPEMGVTICKTPEEILQMICGTEVGICFDVGHANTTHKIEEFFKVHHLFLNVHLHDNDGTRDSHSTVGDGNIKFKSFWPKFGKYKGNYIIESRSIESAVKSKKALSAMGYR
- a CDS encoding DNA polymerase sliding clamp, translated to MLNAKVKAETLKEVVELLHTLVDEVKMNFGKDGLSVKAVDPSHVAMIELSLNKSSFEEYKSSGMELAIELEKLKEVLKLAKPGDIVKLTYDEDKNKLIVEIAAFRRFIPLLDIGSISDAKVPTLTHTAKAVINLESLRQGIRGTESVSSHLMIEIKPDVFKLEGESEQDKVEMLLYKDKGEVEIEAKDTAKSMYALDYFANVVKAISSAQKVTLNIGKDYPLKMEFEFAEGNGIAKFLLAPRMPDTV
- a CDS encoding acetyl-CoA C-acetyltransferase; this encodes MDAYIVSACRTAIGKFEGTLKDVPVQRLGAIVIEEAVKRARIEKTAVEEVIMGNVLQAGLGQNPARQAAIYAGIPYEAGALTVNKVCGSGMKAIMLAASEIKAGDADVIVAGGMESMDKAPYLLEKARFGYRMFDGKIIDEMVYDGLWDVYNNFHMGMTGEIIAEKYNIKREEIDAFALRSNQRAVKATKEGRFKDEIVPVVIEGKKGDKIVFDKDEGPREDTSIEKLAKLKPVFKEGGVVTAGNASQISDGAAALVVMSEKAVNEYGVKPIARIHSYAFSGTKPELVMDAPVPTVKKLLARTGLMIEDFDLIEHNEAFASASVAIQKVFSIPDEKFNVNGGAVALGHPIGCSGARIVVTLLHEMIKRNAKLGLATVCLGGGNATAITLERTP